The Microbulbifer sp. YPW1 genome contains a region encoding:
- a CDS encoding catalase family protein: protein MNWIFTSGRAVALACAFGALTTKQAWSVQSPYSGEPDIAKALDNSIEKLGMDVSTDERKAIASAIVSAREISRIAHQHNSPEYGDHYRRDAHAKATGCLRAEFEVNGDIPAQFQHSVFAQPGQTYKAWIRFSNGDMLVQPDSKGDARGMAVKVMGTEGPVIAPELGDGNQDFIMTNTPAFFNRDIFDYAENMQHLAKLDRRGWFINLWPPRLHLQEMLRAYQTVSSQIDNPLAEQYFSMLPYQLGETTVKFSSRPCAGVRYSADADKTADDFLTRQMATTLESGSACFEFMVQPRAIGEAAADMPLDDATVIWEETAAPFVPIARIHIPPQTFTGEAQQQFCENLSMNPWRAVGKWEPLGSLNRARRLVYHAVSEFRHQRNEAPQQEPVGWCIAGSDHPCTPQQGLNITKPTWPLARCFDHLYQPSDGSAASSQCGTGGYGEVAQEATAPY, encoded by the coding sequence ATGAACTGGATATTCACCAGCGGACGCGCCGTCGCGCTCGCGTGCGCCTTCGGTGCGCTCACTACCAAGCAAGCTTGGTCTGTACAAAGCCCCTACTCCGGCGAGCCAGATATTGCTAAAGCGCTGGATAACAGTATCGAGAAGCTGGGAATGGATGTATCCACAGACGAGCGCAAAGCCATCGCCTCGGCGATCGTTTCGGCTCGGGAGATTTCCCGCATCGCCCACCAGCACAACAGTCCGGAATATGGCGATCACTACCGCCGTGATGCCCATGCCAAGGCGACCGGGTGTCTGCGTGCGGAGTTCGAAGTCAACGGGGATATTCCGGCGCAGTTCCAGCACAGTGTCTTTGCCCAACCGGGACAGACCTACAAAGCCTGGATCCGCTTTTCCAACGGCGACATGCTGGTTCAACCGGACAGCAAGGGCGATGCCAGGGGGATGGCGGTAAAAGTGATGGGGACCGAAGGACCGGTGATCGCGCCGGAACTGGGCGACGGCAATCAGGACTTCATCATGACCAATACGCCGGCCTTCTTTAACCGCGATATTTTCGACTACGCGGAAAATATGCAGCACCTGGCCAAGCTGGACCGCCGAGGCTGGTTTATCAATCTGTGGCCGCCGCGGCTGCATCTACAAGAAATGCTGCGCGCCTACCAAACGGTGTCTTCGCAAATCGACAATCCGCTGGCGGAGCAATATTTTTCCATGTTGCCCTATCAGCTCGGCGAAACCACGGTGAAATTTTCGAGTCGCCCCTGTGCCGGCGTCCGCTACTCTGCCGATGCGGACAAGACCGCGGATGATTTCCTCACCCGGCAAATGGCCACTACGCTGGAATCCGGCTCAGCCTGCTTTGAGTTTATGGTACAGCCGCGAGCCATCGGCGAGGCCGCGGCAGACATGCCACTGGATGATGCCACGGTGATCTGGGAGGAAACGGCCGCGCCGTTTGTCCCCATCGCGCGGATTCACATTCCGCCGCAAACCTTCACCGGGGAAGCCCAGCAGCAATTCTGTGAAAACCTGTCCATGAACCCCTGGCGCGCAGTCGGAAAATGGGAGCCGCTCGGCAGCCTCAACCGGGCCCGACGGCTGGTCTATCACGCGGTGTCCGAGTTCCGCCACCAGCGCAACGAGGCCCCACAACAGGAACCCGTCGGCTGGTGCATAGCGGGGTCAGATCACCCATGCACACCACAGCAGGGACTGAATATCACCAAGCCCACCTGGCCGCTTGCGCGCTGCTTTGACCATCTGTACCAGCCGTCGGACGGCAGCGCGGCGAGCAGCCAGTGCGGTACTGGCGGCTATGGGGAAGTTGCGCAGGAAGCTACGGCCCCTTACTGA
- a CDS encoding di-heme-cytochrome C peroxidase, with protein MDFSLKHRRSLREGRATPPVSRNFPRSALRILATAVITGGTLAGCSFAHQFFTPNITSEEITEVRYLDQGWSEEDRQLFYSTPQGTELQGLHYKWLEALELPFSEEKLASAENMRGWGFIVEPEKANEPDLGVHPVGMGHHVNPEDDSVRLDLGCALCHTGELHYKGTALRVDGGQAIHGMSTGAPGEFTHSLGVTAVEMMFNPAKWNRFADSVAGDDPEQRRQLKKDFAAFRKRFFEFAKGPGNPDNFPTTEGRGRTDAVGRIANVVFGYNLGIEDNYTKADAPVSYPFLWDIWRFDWVQYTGFTNQAMARNVGESLGVMAPVKLVDETGALLPEGEFGQSTINVEGMQCIETTLRKLRPPKWPEDVLGKIDIQQARRGKNLFADQCAHCHGPHESKPYAWSLAAGPEDNPAGQRSVNWQWDMSGQVSYDEQNRPVREDWRESMWAVPWIDVSVIGTDATAAKNYVNHTFDPGPLVPRDPTDPNDAENRRVNAGDGLQLLLNTLVPVLYENNNISADNNGVADYDGLNVPFRIVNKTAYKARPLHGVWATPPFLHNGSVPTIYDLLSPLEARPVRFGVGHREYNPAKLGYITDLRPGSFEFDTTQTGNKNSGHLFTDADVDGRIGKRLDEGERMALLEYLKVMGNPDFSEALGGDPQNWDQYPPAPDSAIGELACDQFRHSSSTQLAAREESR; from the coding sequence ATGGATTTTTCCCTCAAGCACCGTCGCTCCCTTCGCGAAGGCCGGGCAACCCCTCCAGTTTCCCGCAACTTTCCGCGCAGTGCCCTACGCATACTGGCCACCGCGGTAATCACAGGGGGCACCCTTGCCGGCTGCTCATTCGCGCACCAGTTTTTCACCCCCAATATCACTAGTGAAGAAATCACAGAGGTTCGCTACCTGGACCAGGGGTGGAGCGAGGAGGATCGCCAGCTGTTCTACTCCACCCCGCAGGGAACGGAGTTACAGGGGCTGCACTACAAGTGGCTGGAAGCCCTGGAACTTCCCTTTTCAGAGGAAAAGCTGGCCAGCGCCGAAAACATGCGCGGTTGGGGATTTATCGTCGAACCCGAGAAGGCCAACGAGCCGGACCTGGGAGTGCACCCGGTGGGTATGGGGCATCACGTCAATCCGGAGGATGACTCGGTGCGCCTGGACCTGGGCTGCGCGCTCTGCCACACCGGTGAGTTGCACTACAAGGGCACAGCGCTGCGCGTGGACGGGGGCCAGGCGATACACGGGATGTCTACCGGTGCCCCCGGCGAGTTTACCCACTCCCTGGGCGTCACTGCAGTGGAGATGATGTTCAATCCGGCCAAATGGAACCGCTTCGCGGATAGTGTGGCCGGCGACGATCCTGAACAGCGCCGGCAGCTGAAAAAAGACTTTGCCGCGTTCCGCAAACGCTTTTTCGAGTTCGCCAAGGGGCCGGGGAACCCGGACAATTTCCCCACCACCGAGGGCCGCGGGCGCACCGATGCGGTGGGGCGCATTGCCAACGTGGTATTCGGTTACAACCTGGGTATCGAGGACAACTATACCAAGGCCGATGCACCGGTCAGCTATCCGTTCCTGTGGGACATCTGGCGCTTCGACTGGGTGCAATATACCGGGTTTACCAACCAGGCCATGGCGCGCAACGTGGGCGAAAGCCTGGGCGTGATGGCGCCGGTAAAACTGGTGGACGAAACCGGTGCGCTGCTGCCCGAGGGGGAATTCGGCCAGTCCACCATCAATGTGGAAGGCATGCAGTGTATCGAGACCACGCTGCGCAAACTGCGGCCGCCGAAATGGCCAGAGGATGTGCTGGGTAAAATCGATATCCAGCAGGCGCGTCGCGGCAAGAACCTGTTCGCTGACCAATGTGCCCACTGCCATGGCCCCCACGAGTCCAAGCCATACGCATGGTCACTGGCCGCCGGCCCCGAAGACAACCCCGCAGGCCAGCGCAGCGTCAACTGGCAGTGGGATATGTCCGGGCAAGTTTCCTATGACGAGCAAAACCGCCCGGTGCGCGAGGACTGGCGCGAGTCGATGTGGGCAGTCCCCTGGATTGACGTCAGCGTGATCGGCACCGACGCCACCGCAGCGAAAAACTACGTCAATCACACCTTCGATCCGGGCCCCCTGGTACCGCGAGACCCGACAGATCCTAACGATGCAGAAAATCGCCGGGTCAATGCGGGCGACGGGTTGCAGCTGTTGCTGAATACCCTGGTACCGGTTCTCTATGAAAACAACAATATCTCCGCGGACAACAATGGAGTGGCGGATTACGACGGACTCAACGTGCCCTTCCGTATCGTCAACAAGACCGCCTACAAGGCCCGTCCACTGCATGGCGTCTGGGCCACCCCGCCGTTCCTGCACAACGGTTCCGTACCCACCATTTACGATCTCTTGTCCCCGCTTGAGGCGCGCCCGGTACGCTTCGGTGTTGGCCATCGGGAATACAACCCGGCCAAACTCGGTTATATCACCGACCTGCGCCCGGGCAGCTTTGAATTCGACACCACGCAAACCGGCAACAAAAACAGCGGCCACCTGTTTACGGATGCCGACGTGGACGGGCGAATAGGCAAACGCCTCGACGAAGGTGAGCGTATGGCGCTGCTCGAGTATCTCAAGGTGATGGGCAACCCGGACTTTTCCGAGGCGCTCGGTGGAGATCCGCAAAACTGGGACCAGTACCCGCCAGCGCCCGACAGTGCCATCGGTGAGCTGGCCTGCGATCAGTTCCGCCACTCTTCCAGTACACAGTTGGCAGCACGGGAGGAATCCCGATGA
- a CDS encoding DUF885 family protein, producing the protein MKLKMTLLAAAISTLAITGCDREEKVAEDTAEVAAAESAQSTDAQSDTTAESAQASEGNPEVIAQTNELFEEQFQTHVNRSPEFKTFLGIKEDYGKWDDISPKFAKETHEINKRQLEALKKIDPAQLDAPTRLSLELAIRNLEQDIEGWKWRLHTYPVNQMYAGHTSVASLLINQHRVDDLSDAEAYISRLNGLPAHFDQLIENLKERADKGVIVPKFVFPYVISDGKNLITGAPYDDGKDSTLFADFKGKVDKLSISDEQKSELIEQAKTAMLESVKPAYEKLIGYLGELEKKATTDDGAWKLPDGDEFYQHRLNVYTTTDMTADQIHQTGLDEVKRIHDEMRAIMKQVKFEGTLQEFFEFMRTDEQFYYPETEEGKQRYLKEATAIIDTMKGRLDELFITKPKADLVVKAVEPFREKSAGKAFYQRPAPDGSRPGIYYANLYKMSSMPTYQMEALAYHEGIPGHHMQLSIMQELENVPSFRKFGGYTAYTEGWGLYSELVPKEIGFYKDPYSDFGRLAMELWRACRLVVDTGMHSKKWTREETIDWLAENSPNPHGDVVKAIERYIVMPGQATAYKIGMMKIVELRENAKQELGDKFDIREFHDVVLANGAVPLDVLEELVDDWVEEKKGN; encoded by the coding sequence ATGAAGCTGAAGATGACGTTGCTGGCCGCCGCCATAAGCACCCTGGCCATCACTGGATGCGACCGGGAAGAAAAAGTCGCAGAAGACACTGCGGAGGTCGCCGCCGCGGAGAGTGCACAATCCACAGATGCACAGTCCGATACCACCGCAGAATCCGCGCAGGCCAGCGAAGGCAACCCGGAAGTCATCGCCCAGACCAACGAACTGTTTGAAGAGCAGTTCCAGACCCACGTCAACCGCAGCCCCGAGTTCAAGACCTTTCTGGGTATCAAGGAAGACTATGGCAAGTGGGACGATATCTCCCCGAAGTTCGCCAAGGAAACCCACGAGATCAACAAGCGTCAGCTGGAAGCGCTGAAAAAGATTGATCCGGCGCAACTGGATGCCCCCACCCGCCTCTCTCTGGAGCTGGCTATCCGCAATCTGGAGCAGGATATCGAGGGCTGGAAGTGGCGCCTGCACACCTACCCGGTCAATCAGATGTACGCTGGGCACACCAGCGTTGCCTCCCTGCTGATCAACCAGCACCGGGTGGATGACCTGTCCGACGCGGAAGCCTATATCTCCCGCCTGAACGGCCTGCCCGCGCATTTCGATCAATTGATCGAAAACCTGAAGGAGCGTGCAGACAAGGGCGTGATCGTGCCCAAATTTGTTTTCCCCTACGTGATCAGCGACGGCAAAAACCTGATTACCGGCGCGCCCTATGATGACGGCAAAGACAGCACCCTGTTCGCCGATTTCAAGGGCAAGGTCGACAAGCTCAGCATCAGTGACGAACAGAAATCCGAACTGATCGAGCAAGCCAAAACCGCCATGCTGGAGAGCGTCAAACCGGCCTACGAAAAACTGATCGGCTACCTGGGCGAGCTGGAGAAAAAGGCCACCACCGACGACGGTGCCTGGAAGCTCCCGGACGGAGATGAGTTCTACCAGCACCGCCTGAACGTTTACACCACCACCGACATGACCGCCGATCAGATCCACCAGACCGGCCTGGACGAAGTCAAACGCATCCACGATGAAATGCGCGCGATCATGAAGCAGGTGAAGTTCGAAGGCACCCTGCAGGAATTCTTCGAGTTCATGCGCACCGACGAACAGTTCTACTACCCGGAAACCGAAGAAGGCAAGCAGCGCTACCTGAAGGAAGCCACCGCCATCATCGACACCATGAAAGGCCGCCTGGACGAGCTGTTTATCACCAAGCCGAAAGCAGACCTGGTGGTAAAAGCCGTTGAGCCCTTCCGCGAGAAATCCGCCGGTAAAGCCTTCTATCAGCGCCCTGCCCCAGACGGCTCCCGCCCGGGCATCTACTACGCCAACCTGTACAAGATGAGCAGCATGCCCACCTACCAGATGGAAGCGCTCGCTTACCACGAAGGCATTCCGGGCCACCATATGCAGCTGTCCATCATGCAGGAACTGGAAAATGTCCCCAGCTTCCGCAAGTTCGGTGGCTACACCGCCTACACCGAAGGTTGGGGCCTGTATTCAGAGCTGGTGCCAAAAGAGATCGGCTTCTACAAAGACCCCTACTCCGATTTCGGCCGTCTGGCCATGGAACTGTGGCGCGCCTGCCGTCTCGTAGTGGACACCGGCATGCACAGCAAAAAATGGACCCGCGAAGAAACCATCGACTGGCTGGCAGAAAACAGCCCCAACCCACACGGCGATGTGGTCAAGGCGATCGAGCGCTACATCGTGATGCCAGGCCAGGCCACTGCGTACAAGATCGGCATGATGAAGATCGTCGAACTGCGCGAAAACGCCAAACAGGAACTGGGAGACAAGTTCGATATCCGCGAATTCCACGATGTGGTACTGGCGAATGGTGCGGTGCCGCTGGATGTGCTGGAAGAGCTGGTGGATGACTGGGTTGAGGAAAAGAAAGGGAATTAA
- a CDS encoding superoxide dismutase — translation MAHVLPELPYAMDALQPHISQETLEYHYGKHHKTYVDKLNGLLDGTPDADKSLEEVIKSSSGGVFNNAAQIWNHTFYWNCLSPNGGGAATGAVADAINAAFGSFDKFKEEFTNSAVNNFGSGWTWLVKKADGSVAIVNTSNAETPLTDDSVTPLLTCDVWEHAYYIDYRNARPKYMEAFWALLNWEFVNQNFA, via the coding sequence ATGGCACATGTTCTCCCCGAACTCCCCTATGCTATGGATGCGCTGCAGCCGCACATCTCTCAAGAGACTCTGGAATACCACTACGGCAAACACCACAAGACCTACGTCGACAAACTGAACGGCCTGCTGGACGGCACTCCGGACGCGGACAAGTCCCTGGAAGAAGTGATCAAGTCCTCCTCCGGCGGTGTATTCAATAACGCAGCCCAGATCTGGAACCACACTTTCTACTGGAACTGCCTGAGCCCGAACGGCGGTGGCGCAGCGACTGGTGCCGTAGCCGACGCGATCAACGCTGCGTTCGGTTCCTTCGACAAATTCAAAGAAGAATTCACCAACAGCGCGGTGAACAACTTCGGTTCTGGCTGGACCTGGCTGGTGAAAAAAGCCGACGGCTCCGTAGCCATCGTCAACACCTCCAACGCCGAAACTCCGCTGACCGACGACAGCGTCACTCCGCTGCTGACCTGCGACGTGTGGGAACACGCCTACTACATCGACTACCGCAACGCGCGTCCGAAGTACATGGAAGCGTTCTGGGCGCTGCTGAACTGGGAGTTCGTGAACCAGAACTTCGCCTGA
- a CDS encoding fumarate hydratase, whose protein sequence is MTIIRQDDLIDSVADALQFISYYHPQDFIQALNQAYEKEANPAAKDAMAQILINSRMCAQGHRPICQDTGIVTVKLKVGMNVQWDAEMSVTDMVNEGVRRAYNNPDNVLRASILEDPDGARKNTGDNTPAVIHYEIVPGDTVDVYVAAKGGGSEAKSKFAMLNPSDSVVDWVLDMVPKMGAGWCPPGMLGIGVGGTAEKAMLLAKESLLDPIDIQDLQERGASNRAEELRLELFDKVNKLGIGAQGLGGLTTVLDVKVKDFPTHAANKAVAIIPNCAATRHTHFTLDGSGAARQTPPKLEDWPEITREAGGNTRRVNLDEVTAEDVLSWQPGDTLLLNGKMLTGRDAAHKKMVDILAKGEKLPVDLTGRFIYYVGPVDPVREEVVGPAGPTTATRMDKFTRTMLEETGLLGMIGKAERGPTAIEAIRDNKAVYLMAVGGAAYLVAQAIKDAKVIAFPELGMEAIYEFEVEDMPVTVAVDSNGESVHNTGPVIWKHKIEEGAV, encoded by the coding sequence ATGACGATTATCCGCCAGGACGACCTGATCGACAGCGTGGCCGACGCGCTGCAGTTCATTTCTTATTACCACCCGCAGGATTTTATCCAGGCCCTCAACCAGGCCTATGAGAAGGAAGCCAACCCGGCGGCGAAAGACGCCATGGCCCAGATCCTGATCAACTCCCGCATGTGTGCCCAGGGCCATCGCCCCATCTGTCAGGACACCGGTATTGTGACCGTGAAACTGAAAGTTGGCATGAATGTTCAGTGGGACGCGGAGATGAGCGTGACCGACATGGTCAACGAAGGCGTCCGCCGCGCTTACAACAATCCGGACAACGTCCTGCGAGCCTCCATCCTGGAAGATCCGGACGGTGCCCGCAAAAACACCGGCGACAACACCCCGGCGGTTATCCACTACGAAATCGTGCCCGGTGATACCGTGGATGTATACGTGGCGGCCAAAGGGGGCGGCAGCGAGGCCAAGAGCAAGTTTGCCATGCTGAACCCGTCCGACTCTGTCGTGGACTGGGTGCTGGATATGGTGCCGAAGATGGGCGCCGGCTGGTGTCCGCCCGGCATGCTGGGGATCGGTGTCGGCGGCACCGCCGAGAAGGCCATGTTGCTGGCGAAGGAATCTCTGCTGGACCCGATCGATATCCAGGATCTGCAGGAGCGCGGTGCATCCAACCGCGCCGAAGAGCTGCGCCTGGAACTGTTCGACAAAGTGAACAAGCTGGGCATCGGCGCCCAGGGGCTGGGCGGCCTCACTACCGTACTGGACGTTAAGGTCAAAGACTTCCCGACCCACGCTGCCAACAAGGCCGTGGCCATCATCCCCAACTGTGCCGCTACCCGTCACACCCACTTCACCCTCGACGGTTCCGGCGCTGCGCGCCAGACCCCGCCGAAGCTGGAAGACTGGCCGGAAATCACCCGCGAAGCGGGCGGTAACACCCGTCGAGTAAACCTGGACGAAGTGACCGCGGAAGACGTGCTGAGCTGGCAGCCGGGCGATACCCTGCTGTTGAACGGCAAAATGCTGACCGGTCGCGACGCCGCACACAAGAAGATGGTAGATATCCTGGCCAAGGGCGAAAAACTGCCCGTGGACCTGACCGGCCGCTTTATCTACTACGTGGGCCCGGTGGATCCGGTACGCGAAGAAGTGGTTGGCCCTGCCGGCCCCACCACTGCTACTCGCATGGACAAGTTCACCCGCACCATGCTGGAAGAAACCGGCTTGCTGGGCATGATCGGTAAAGCCGAGCGCGGCCCGACCGCGATCGAAGCCATCCGCGATAACAAAGCGGTATACCTGATGGCCGTGGGCGGTGCAGCGTATCTTGTTGCACAGGCAATCAAAGATGCCAAAGTCATCGCCTTCCCGGAACTGGGTATGGAAGCCATCTACGAGTTCGAGGTGGAAGACATGCCGGTAACCGTTGCTGTGGACAGCAATGGTGAGTCGGTACACAACACCGGTCCGGTGATCTGGAAGCACAAGATTGAAGAGGGCGCGGTGTAA